The window ggctttaaaacgcgtctgctagggggagtttctacacccttataaatgatgatttgttctcctccctaacagggacatcacaatccacccccctttgggactTAGCGTCAtcgttggcactctttccttctccaatcgatgtgggaccaccctcaaatccaccccctttggggctagcgtccttactggcacaccacctcgtatctaccccccttcagggaacaacgagaaggctgacacatcgtccgatgtctggctttgataccatttgtaacgacccagatcaaccgctagtagatattgtcctctttaggctttccctttcgggcttcccctcaaggctttaaaacgcgtctactaggggaaagtttccacacgcttataaatggtgatttgttctcctccccacccaatgtggaacatcacaatGCCACATTGGTTAAACTACAAAAACAATTTCTCATACCGTCGATCAAATCAATGATTCTcttatattaaagaaatttgattCGTAAATCTTATATAAGATCTAAATTCGACCCATAAATCTTAGAAGATTCGATCAAATAAGTTGAATGATCTCACGAACGCCATTTACATAagttgtaacggcccaagttaccgctagcagacattgttctctttgggctttaaCACTTCCTGGGCGATATGACAAAGAGGACgatgagcctcgaaggggggtggacacgagatggtgtgccaacgaggatgctggaccccgAAGAGAGTGGACACGGTGTtgtgtgccagtgaagacgctggaccccgaaggtggtggattgtgagatctcacatcagttggagtggggaacgaatcatttttttataacgtgtaaaaacctctctccaccaaacgcgttttaaaaacctaaaagaaaaagtcttaaaaagaacaatatctgctagcggtagacttaaATTGAGCTGTTATATGAAGCGAACATATAGGCTATCAACTTCAACGGTTTAAAAGACATGTTAACGGTATGTAACGTTCTCAACTTATTGAGATAAATGGAGAGCGTTTATTATTGTACCACCTcgagaacaaaataataacaataataataataaaatggtcATTATTTCATGTAGCATCGTGGTCAACCCAATTATTTTTGGTGTCACATAACATActttattgaaatataattataatttatttttctataagagaattttaattgtaattatcaaattcattagttttagaatttaattatttattgaataataatttaaatttagaatgtCAAAATTGGTCtcttaatgaaaaaataaagaatttatttaattaaattatgaattatattATACTTCAATAGCTAAATTAATACCCCTCAACTTTATATTTTGCTTTAAATATACcgtttcaataaatatttaaattaaaagattataaaataaaaatattcttattaattttagaccgaaattgttaatattttattcaaaaaaatacgttcaaattattaataatatttaaaaaataccctattgattaaaaaaaaaaaaatcattaacatccttccatttaaaaaaaaattaaaatatttaaattaaaaaagttataaaataaaaatattcttattagttttagaaataaattgttaatattttattcaaaaaatacgtttaaacttttaataatatttaaaaatacactattgattaaaaaaaaaattcattaacatcattcaatttttttttaaaaattaaaatatttaaattacaaaaattataaaataaaaatattcttattagTTTTAGACGgaaattgttaatattttattaaaaaatacgtttaaacttttaataatatttaaaaaataccctattgattaaaaaaaattcataacatccttcaattttttttaaaattaaaatattaaattaacaaattataaaataaaaatattcttattagTTTTAGacgaaaattattaatattttattcaaaaatacctttaaacttttaataatatttaaaaaatactatttgattaaaaaaaaatcattaatatccttccatttttttaaaaagattaaaatatatttttaaaattttaaattagtattacttttatttacccttttatataaaaaaaaataaaattattatgtatatatggacgaaaacatattaaaaattacttaaatacctataaaaatttaaaaatagctttaaacacaatttttttataaaaaaaattaaagaatttattatcaataaatgaaagaaaaccGACACtttatacattattttaaaacttttagatattaatggtatttttaaagtaaaaaaaaaaattaaagtaaggaatatttttgaacccttttataatttcttaaaaattaaaaaagaaaaattgacgGACGATCTAAGCCGTTGATATTTATCGGTCCCACACACTCTTAACAGAATCAATGGATTTCAAAGTTTCCCACATGAGAACCAAGAGTGACACGTGTACCAAAGCACGCCACGTGGTTATTGTACAGCTCAGCCACATTAACTTCCAACGTATATCTCACTGACGAGCAGCAGCTACCCAAGCAAGCAAATTTAACTCCACCCCACCCCAACTACCCAAGCCCCCTAATTCCCCTCCCGCAATCCCAACCGTCCGATCAAATCACACGCACACGTGGCAGCCTATAATCCCCCAAACGCATTAACTAACCGCCACCTGTCAGTCTCCTCCCTCTCCTTtataaagaacaagaaataaaccaagaaagaaagaacgaaaataaaatgaaaaagattgCGGTGTTGATAGTGACCGTAGGGTTGTGTttagcggcggcggcggcggcggcggcggaagaAGAGAATTTGAAAGAGGAGTGCAGCAACGACTTACAAAAAGTGGTGAATTGCTTCGATTTCGCGACGGGGAAGGCGGCGGCGCCGGGGAAGGAATGCTGCGACTCGGTGGAGGTTATGAAAGAGAACAACCCTAAGTGTTTGTGTTTCTTTATACAACAAACTCATAACGGTAACCAACAGATTAAGGATTTGGGGATTCAAGAAATCAAGATTCTTCAGCTTCCCTCTGTTTGTCACTTGAAAAACTCGAGCGTTACCTACTGTCCCAGTAACccgtctttttctttttctttttctttttatttttctttttttaaatttatttatccattaaattattttaaatcgaattatttttttgacaGAGCTTCTCGGCTTGCCTGCAAATTCACCGGACGCTGCTATTTTTAGCAATGCCACGTCATCAGTGTCGCCGGCGACGACTACGACGACTAGGACTGTCCCCGACGGCAGCTCTGGAGGTAAGATGGTAGCCAATACTCCCACCGGGGCGATGGTGGTGGCCATCGCTGTGTTCTTTTTCACTGCTTTCCTTCCGCCGATCACGCGTGAGGAATAAAACCACACCGCCGATCACCGGCGATGATCACGCTTCCGATCTGTCGTTTGTCATTTTTGttggtttaattttgtttgtcgtttaattttgttgatattttaGAATGTGTTGTATTTTGtattccatttcttttccaaaGCAATGGAGATCTTGGGTGAAAAGAAGAGTCTGATGTTGGCTAATTTACGCTAATTCCGCTAATTTATGAAAggtcatgagtttataatctaGTAATATTATCTCaattggtttgaggccttttggaggaGCAAACCCgggagcttatactcaaagttgacaatatcatatcatttgagagagttgtgttcctggtttaaatatatatatttttaaatatgaaaataaattgatttctaaaaaatctaaaacgACTATCATGAGCGAACCAGGGGAAGGAGACTAGCTGTGAAGCGAGTCAACGCCATAGCATGAGCCGAATGGCAACCAACGTCATCaatcatggctttgctttggacttcttcAAAATGTATCGAAGgatagtattattttattataaactcatgatcattttctaaattagtcgacgtAGGACTTGCATCCAACAATTTTTAGCTATAATAAAACGTCGAAATTACGGGCCTAAACAAGGTTtgtattttagtaatttaaagaattatatttatttatcgtattaataattcaaatataataataataataataaaggtgtaatttagttttttttttttttttattggttggaAGAAAGTCCCTTATCTAAGAGAACCATGAAGGGTTTATAATCCATGAATACTATCTCAATCAGTTTGAGGCTTTTTGAGGACGGCGCAAACTTATGAAAGTTAGGtacaaagtaaacaatataataccattgtggagagttatGTTCATCTAATACGgtagaaataatatttttttttataaatatattttaatatatatattttttttaatataaaaatatatttatttctaaaatatctaagACGACCCTGAGCGAACCAGGAGAAGGAGACAGGCTCTGGAGACGTTGTTGCTTTGTAGCCGATCCTCAACGCCATAGCATGAGCCGAATGGCAATCAACCCTCCTAAGGCTCGAGTGAAGCTGCTCATgtagggatttttttttttttttttttttataatttttatttaaaataatttgaaaataatccAATTTAAAACTTGAATAATGTAAGCATTATTCTTAGCTATGATAATTagcttgtaatttttttttacctaacGCTGAAATTTTGGGTGAATTTCCGGCTGGTTATTCAGTGACCTAAACAAGGTTtgtattttagttatttaaaaattctaaattttcttaatttcattacaattttaaaattagattgggttgtgaatatttttgtgtgaaaaaaatatttttattttcaaaaacattcaattcaacctattaatatataaaacttttaatactctttaaaaactttaaaaaatacttttatacttcgaaaaaaaaaaaaacttaattaaatttttttaataaagtacTTTtcataagtatttttaatttttttttaaaagttcaaatttattaataaattttttaaaaattaagagtatttttaaatactactaaaaagttaaaatattttttaaagttattttttatagtGATAGAATTTTTGagactattttaaaaatttaagaatattattaaaattttaaaaaaatttagaaatatttttgagattaattctaatttaatattatattaaaattttaaaaaaatttagaaatatttttgaggttaattctaatttaatatttttaataatttgctGGATAAGTGTCattaaaacaaattcaaaacaatagtaaaaaaatttaattaactttcaaaataattaattttcaagagtaacattaaaataatttagtcgAAATTATTTCTGTccatatattgtttttttttttctttttataagagtgGCTTTAAACAGTTTAAatgtattaataaatttttttgaaataaaatacttttcatatgtatttttaaatttttttttagagatccaaatttattaataatttttttaagcttaaggagttcaaatttattaataatttttttaaaaaaatttaagagtatttttaaaagtttaagaatatttttaagtagtttttaatttttttaaaagttcaaatttattaataatttttttttaagttctttaaaattttgtgagactatttaaaaaaatttaagaatattattaaaattaaaaaaaaaaaaagaaatatttttaaggcTAATactcatttaatatttttattaatttgttagaataaatgtcattaaaaaaaaaaaaagctaaatgGGTCGTAGTGCGGTCCATTTATGTTGCAGTATATAATGAAGAAAGGAATTCGGGCAGCCCAATCGTGGTCATTCTACAGAACGGCGTTCGTCACGTATACCCGACGGGCATTGCCGTTCCCGAGAGAAAAATAGATACGCGCAGCTATTCCGAGTCCAAGAACAAGATCTCCCTCTCCTCGTCTTTCTGATTGGTCGCAATATGTCTCAGGTTCGTTCATTCACTTAATTGTCTCGTTAATcgtttgttgttttgttttatacaaaaaagaaaagaaaagaaaatcgaCTTCTTGCTTCCTTAAACCCTAGAAAATCTTTGTTAATTACTTGTTGTCGATGTATGGAAGCTTAATTGCACCGCCGTATTCCTGAagttattgaatttgaatgacATTGGTCAATTTTATAGTCTGTATGATACTTAGGTTCTGTTCGATATCTgcgcatttttgtttgtttgtttttttctttgtttatccGTATGATTGTTATGTATCGGATTCTGACAGTAATTGCGCGATGCTGCTGTAGAATTTAGAGATGGAGATTCTCATACTATTTCTCTTGGTTTTGAATTGATGCATCCATTAGTtgtgaataaaattatttaattttctcttatCTCCATTGTCTTGTACAGGTTGATAGCAGGAATTCCTCTGCTGCCAAACGTGCTAGAACCGATGGTATGTTTAGGCGTCGTAGTTTCCTTAGTAATTCAGTTACAGCTTCGTATTTGATCATGCATTCTTTTACAACTACGTTGCATTTGTAAATTTTCTCGTTAGATTTTTTTGAGTGAATACATATGGCATACCGATTAACGAAGTTAGatttattgatatttgaatCTGGAGAGATTTCCAGAAATTTGACGAACGTCTTCTtcctatctctctctctctctctctaataattgttattattttatttgtttgtagGTAGCCGAAGGGAAGATGACTGGACGTGTCCTAGTTGTGGAAAcgtcaatttttcatttagaaCAACTTGCAATATGCGCAATTGCACTCAACCACGTCCGGCTGATCATAATTCTGTAAGACGTGAATGATTCCCCCAAGGAAACTAAAATTATCACGTTTGTTAATTTGAAAAACCTAATTTTGTTGTCTCTTGGATTTAAATGTTCTAGTATGTTTTCCCTCTCTGTTCATTTCAGTGCTTTGTTTTGTATCCATCTGCATAACGAGCAAGAGGAGACgtttatcaaatttttcatACACAATCTGTATAAAAAAGTACACAACCTTTTCCGTTTGTTGagaataaacattttatttctagCAATCTTGTCATCTCATgtttacttttcatttttggtgCGGTGTATCTGGTGTTaaattgtttgtatttttcaGTTTTAGGTGGTAATTATGTTTTGCATTTTTAGGTTGTGATATTTATgctatcttcatttttttttttgtagttatGATTTTAGGATGTACATTTTCTCACAAGGCACAAGTGACTATTAACTACTTGAGCTTCATGAGATGGTACTTTATTGA is drawn from Cucurbita pepo subsp. pepo cultivar mu-cu-16 chromosome LG09, ASM280686v2, whole genome shotgun sequence and contains these coding sequences:
- the LOC111802266 gene encoding non-specific lipid transfer protein GPI-anchored 1-like, which produces MKKIAVLIVTVGLCLAAAAAAAAEEENLKEECSNDLQKVVNCFDFATGKAAAPGKECCDSVEVMKENNPKCLCFFIQQTHNGNQQIKDLGIQEIKILQLPSVCHLKNSSVTYCPKLLGLPANSPDAAIFSNATSSVSPATTTTTRTVPDGSSGGKMVANTPTGAMVVAIAVFFFTAFLPPITREE